In Vigna unguiculata cultivar IT97K-499-35 chromosome 3, ASM411807v1, whole genome shotgun sequence, a single genomic region encodes these proteins:
- the LOC114178560 gene encoding probable methyltransferase PMT26, which yields MAQAKYTRIDNNNTNNKRSATSYLSTVTIVVFVALCLFGIWMMTSSSVVPVQNVDMSQDNKNEGQDQSVVKEQNEVKEQSDVIDQSGVKEQSEVTEQATDPSGKSSQQFEENQGDLSADATKGDSTPDKTSDEPEKREEKSDEKSEEKPSDDTKTENQDSNFSERKSDSDESVKQSDSDESVKKSDSDESVKKSDSDENDKKSESDVIESKPESNENKQFDSYSDDKKSDDAGETPDKTEENVEQTGTKDSDEISDKKTDDSTKNQGSTDAFPSVAQSDLLNESTPQNGSFSTQASKSNNEKESQESSKQSTGYDWKRCNVTTGSDFIPCLDNLKAISSLPSTKHYEHRERQCPQKPPTCLVALPNGYKRPIEWPKSREKIWYSNVPHTKLAEYKGHQNWVKVTGEYLTFPGGGTQFKHGALHYIDIIQQSVPDIAWGKRTRVILDVGCGVASFGGFLFERNVLTMSMAPKDEHEAQVQFALERGIPAISAVMGTKRLPFPGRVFDAVHCARCRVPWHIEGGKLLLELNRVLRPGGFFVWSATPIYQKLAEDVEIWTDMKKLTKAMCWELVSVSKDKLNGVGIAVFKKPDSNECYEQRSIDRPPMCPDSEDPNAAWNIPLQACMHKLPVNSTERGSQWPERWPARLTNSPYWLTDSHVGVYGKPAPEDFTVDYEHWKRIVSKSYLNGIGIKWSNVRNVMDMRAVYGGFAAALKDLNIWVMNVISVNAPDTLPIIYERGLFGMYHDWCESFSTYPRSYDLLHADRLFSNIKKRCDLRAVMAEVDRILRPEGKLIVRDTTEIINEVAAMVKSMQWEVRMTYSKEKVGFLCVQKSMWRPTEFETLEYAIGKLPT from the exons ATGGCGCAAGCTAAATATACTagaatagataataataatactaataataagcGATCGGCAACGAGTTACCTTTCGACAGTGACTATTGTCGTGTTTGTTGCTCTTTGCTTGTTTGGTATTTGGATGATGACGTCATCGTCCGTAGTGCCTGTGCAAAATGTAGATATGTCTCAGGATAATAAGAACGAGGGGCAGGATCAGAGTGTGGTGAAAGAACAGAACGAGGTGAAAGAACAGAGCGATGTGATAGATCAGAGTGGGGTGAAAGAGCAGAGCGAGGTGACAGAACAGGCTACTGACCCCTCTGGTAAAAGTTCTCAACAGTTTGAAGAAAATCAAGGTGATCTGTCTGCTGATGCAACAAAAGGGGATAGTACACCTGATAAAACCTCTGACGAGccagaaaaaagagaagaaaaatcgGACGAAAAGTCTGAAGAGAAACCTTCTGATGatacaaaaacagaaaatcaaGATTCAAATTTTAGCGAGAGGAAATCAGATTCTGATGAGAGCGTGAAGCAATCAGATTCTGACGAAAGCGTGAAGAAATCAGATTCTGATGAGAGCGTGAAGAAATCAGATTCTGATGAGAACGATAAAAAATCAGAATCCGATGTGATTGAAAGTAAACCCGAATCAAATGAGAACAAGCAGTTCGATTCATATTCAGATGATAAGAAATCTGATGATGCAGGTGAAACACCAGATAAGACCGAAGAAAACGTGGAACAAACTGGTACCAAAGACTCTGACGAAATTTCCGATAAGAAAACTGATGACAGTACCAAGAACCAGGGTTCAACTGATGCATTCCCTTCTGTAGCTCAGTCAGATCTTCTGAATGAAAGTACCCCGCAAAATGGTTCTTTTTCAACTCAGGCATCAAAGTCAAATAATGAAAAGGAATCTCAAGAATCCTCCAAGCAGTCTACAGGGTACGATTGGAAACGGTGCAATGTCACTACTGGCTCTGACTTCATTCCGTGCCTCGACAACTTGAAAGCAATCAGTAGTCTTCCAAGCACCAAACACTACGAGCACAGAGAAAGGCAATGTCCCCAAAAACCTCCTACCTGCCTTGTCGCTCTTCCTAATGGATACAAACGCCCAATTGAATGGCCCAAGAGCAGAGAGAAG ATATGGTATTCTAATGTTCCACACACTAAGCTTGCTGAATATAAGGGGCACCAGAATTGGGTGAAAGTAACTGGCGAATACCTTACTTTTCCAGGTGGTGGAACCCAATTCAAACACGGTGCACTTCATTACATTGACATCATACAACAG TCTGTACCTGATATTGCTTGGGGCAAACGCACACGTGTGATTTTAGATGTTGGATGCGGTGTTGCCAGCTTTGGTGGCTTTCTCTTTGAAAGAAATGTACTTACAATGTCAATGGCACCAAAAGATGAACACGAAGCTCAGGTACAATTTGCACTTGAAAGAGGGATTCCTGCTATATCCGCTGTGATGGGCACAAAGAGGCTTCCCTTCCCTGGGAGAGTATTTGATGCAGTCCATTGTGCACGCTGTAGAGTTCCTTGGCATATAGAAG GTGGGAAACTTCTTTTAGAGCTGAACAGAGTTTTGCGACCAGGTGGTTTCTTTGTATGGTCTGCTACTCCTATTTACCAAAAGCTTGCTGAAGATGTTGAAATATGGACAG ATATGAAGAAACTAACAAAAGCAATGTGCTGGGAACTAGTGTCCGTCAGCAAGGATAAACTTAATGGAGTTGGTATCGCTGTGTTCAAGAAGCCAGATTCTAATGAGTGTTATGAACAACGTTCTATTGATCGGCCTCCTATGTGTCCAGACTCCGAAGATCCTAATGCAGCATG GAACATTCCGTTACAAGCTTGCATGCACAAATTACCAGTGAATTCAACAGAACGTGGGTCACAATGGCCAGAAAGATGGCCAGCAAGATTGACCAACTCACCTTACTGGCTTACAGATTCTCATGTTGGAGTTTATGGAAAGCCCGCCCCTGAAGATTTTACTGTCGATTATGAACACTGGAAACGTATAGTGTCCAAGTCTTATCTTAATGGAATCGGAATTAAGTGGTCCAATGTGCGGAATGTCATGGATATGAGAGCAGTCTATGGAGG GTTTGCTGCCGCCTTGAAGGATTTGAATATTTGGGTCATGAATGTGATTTCAGTGAATGCTCCAGACACGCTTCCCATTATTTATGAACGAGGTCTCTTTGGCATGTACCATGACTGGTGTGAATCATTTAGCACCTATCCGAGGTCCTATGATCTACTTCATGCAGATCGactattttcaaatattaagaaaag GTGTGATTTGAGAGCTGTAATGGCCGAGGTTGATAGGATTCTTAGGCCTGAGGGAAAGCTTATTGTGCGGGACACAACTGAAATCATTAACGAGGTAGCAGCTATGGTGAAGTCCATGCAGTGGGAGGTTCGCATGACTTACTCCAAAGAAAAAGTTGGCTTTTTGTGTGTGCAGAAGTCTATGTGGCGGCCTACGGAATTCGAAACACTCGAGTATGCTATTGGCAAGTTACCAACATGA
- the LOC114178321 gene encoding protein trichome birefringence-like 14 produces the protein MKGGHIYSFKGRFIFLPLVTLVLFTTLMWTWERNPLIAMTLRSAQEWYNLPPAEAPIESVGTATLEKDVEKSATPSTENRTKIQLDTQVEATVDSIPADSPKSQYNQNFTPSRGTGTPTLEKGGEKSITPTTENGTKLQLDSKGVTTIDSIPAESPKTQYKQNVTASSRSKVCNNYAKGKWVADSRRPLYSGFNCKKWLSSMWSCRITERPDFSYEGYRWQPENCEMQEFDRSAFLRKMQDKTIAFIGDSLGRQQFQSLMCMATGGEESPEVQNVGWEYGLVKARGAIRPDGWAYRFPKTNTTILYYWSASLSDLQPLNISDKLSNVAMHLDRPPAFMSRFLHRFDVLVLNTGHHWNRGKLTANRWIMYVNGKPNEDKQIEVIANAKNLTIYSIARWLDLQLVSHPRLKAFFRTISPRHFFNGDWNTGGSCDNTIPLTNGSEVMQEGSIDTTIEGALKGTKIKILDITALSQLRDEAHMSRYNFRGTLNSSDCLHWCLPGIPDTWNELLVAQI, from the exons ATGAAAGGAGGACATATTTATAGCTTTAAAGGGAGGTTTATTTTCCTGCCTCTGGTTACTCTTGTTCTCTTTACCACATTAATGTGGACATGGGAGAGAAATCCATTAATAGCTATGACTTTAAGATCAGCTCAAGAGTGGTACAACTTACCTCCAG CGGAAGCCCCTATTGAATCTGTGGGAACCGCAACACTGGAAAAGGATGTGGAAAAATCCGCTACTCCCAGCACagaaaatagaacaaaaattcAACTTGATACTCAGGTTGAGGCAACTGTGGATTCTATACCTGCAGACTCTCCAAAATCTCAATACAATCAAAATTTCACTCCTTCCAGAGGTACAGGAACTCCAACACTGGAAAAGGGTGGGGAAAAATCCATAACCCCAACCACAGAAAATGGAACAAAACTTCAACTTGATTCCAAGGGTGTGACAACTATAGATTCTATTCCTGCAGAATCTCCAAAAACTCAATACAAACAAAATGTCACAGCTTCTTCTAGAAGTAAAG TTTGTAATAATTATGCCAAGGGTAAGTGGGTTGCCGATAGCAGGAGGCCGCTGTATTCTGGGTTCAACTGTAAGAAATGGTTATCCTCAATGTGGTCATGTAGAATAACAGAACGACCAGATTTCTCATATGAGGGATATCGCTGGCAACCAGAAAATTGTGAAATGCAAGAGTTTGACCGGTCTGCATTCTTGAGAAA GATGCAGGACAAAACAATTGCTTTCATAGGAGACTCGTTGGGCCGGCAACAATTTCAATCTCTAATGTGTATGGCCACTGGTGGGGAAGAGAGCCCAGAGGTTCAAAATGTGGGGTGGGAGTATGGTTTGGTAAAAGCACGTGGAGCTATTCGTCCAGATGGTTGGGCTTATAGATTTCCCAAGACTAATAccactatattatattattggtCAGCTAGCTTAAGTGATTTGCAGCCCCTTAACATCTCAGACAAACTGTCAAACGTTGCCATGCATTTAGACCGTCCCCCAGCTTTCATGAGTCGGTTCCTCCATCGCTTTGATGTTTTGGTTCTTAACACAGGACACCACTGGAACAGGGGGAAGCTTACTGCGAACAGGTGGATAATGTATGTTAATGGAAAGCCAAATGAAGACAAACAGATTGAAGTAATTGCAAATGCCAAAAACTTAACAATCTACAGTATAGCCAGATGGCTTGATTTGCAACTTGTTTCGCATCCTCGGCTCAAAGCTTTCTTCAGGACTATATCTCCTAGGCATTTCTTCAATGGGGATTGGAACACTGGTGGAAGCTGTGACAACACTATCCCTTTAACCAATGGAAGTGAGGTCATGCAAGAAGGGTCTATTGATACAACTATCGAGGGTGCTCTAAAGGGTACAAAGATTAAAATACTGGACATAACTGCCCTTTCGCAATTGAGGGATGAGGCTCACATGTCGCGCTACAATTTTAGAGGAACTCTTAATTCAAGCGACTGCTTGCATTGGTGCCTACCTGGTATTCCAGATACGTGGAACGAACTCCTTGTTGCTCAGATATAG
- the LOC114178561 gene encoding E3 ubiquitin-protein ligase RGLG3-like produces MGNAESNTSHRSSDGSSANTSHQYHQPPSFDGSSANASHQYHHPPSFDGSSANASHQYHHHPSYDESSVNTSYQYHQPVQPSSYAGSLVNTKHQHKQQSTYIADNFSSLDQVVSALREAGLESSNLIIGIDFTKSNEWTGKYSFNHKSLHHIGNTPNPYEQAISIIGRTLSSFDEDNLIPCFGFGDAYTHDQNVFSFYPDDRYCHGFEEVLARYREIVPHLKLAGPTSFAPVIDAAVDIVERSNGQYHVLVIIADGQVTRNSGTPHGKFSPQEQATINSIVAASHHPLSIILVGVGDGPWDEMQHFDDSITQRLFDNFQFVNFTKIMSENRDASKKEAAFALAALMEIPIQYRITQNLPLANEKSISYQRKRPFPPPKEVIDRDNAVLAVPKFESVEPSAPATVESACPICLTNPKDMAFGCGHTTCKECGVTLSSCPMCRQPITTRLRLFT; encoded by the exons ATGGGAAATGCAGAGTCAAATACTAGCCACCGTTCCTCTGATGGAAGTTCAGCAAATACTAGCCACCAATATCATCAACCCCCTTCCTTCGATGGAAGTTCAGCAAATGCTAGCCATCAATATCATCACCCCCCTTCTTTCGATGGAAGTTCAGCAAATGCTAGCCATCAATATCATCACCACCCTTCCTATGATGAAAGTTCAGTGAATACTAGCTATCAATATCATCAACCGGTTCAACCCTCTTCTTATGCTGGGAGTTTGGTGAATACCAAACATCAGCATAAGCAGCAATCCACATATATAGCTGACAATTTCAGTTCATTGGATCAG GTTGTTTCCGCTTTGAGAGAAGCTGGTTTGGAGTCTTCGAATCTTATAATTGGTATTGACTTCACCAAAAGCAATGAGTGGACAG GAAAATATTCTTTCAACCACAAAAGCCTTCATCATATTGGAAACACTCCTAATCCATATGAGCAAGCGATCTCTATTATTGGCCGTACTCTCTCTTCGTTTGATGAAGACAATCTGATCCCATGTTTTGGATTTGGTGATG CATATACACATGATCAGAATGTGTTCAGCTTCTATCCTGATGATCGCTATTGTCATGGTTTTGAGGAAGTACTTGCACGCTACCGAGAGATTGTGCCACACTTAAAATTGGCAG GTCCAACATCATTTGCCCCTGTAATCGATGCAGCAGTTGATATTGTGGAAAGAAGCAATGGTCAATACCATGTTCTTGTCATTATTGCTGATGGACAG GTTACTAGAAATTCAGGCACACCACATGGAAAGTTTAGTCCACAAGAACAAGCAACTATTAATTCCATTGTTGCTGCAAG TCACCATCCCCTCTCAATTATTTTGGTTGGAGTTGGAGATGGTCCATGGGATGAAATGCAGCACTTCGATGATAGCATTACTCAGCGCTTATTTGACAACTTTCAG TTTGTGAATTTCACAAAGATCATGTCTGAGAACAGAGATGCATCAAAGAAGGAAGCAGCATTTGCACTTGCTGCCCTTATGGAAATTCCAATTCAATACCGGATAACCCAAAACCTACCACTTGCAAA TGAAAAGTCAATTAGCTATCAACGTAAAAGGCCTTTTCCTCCGCCTAAAGAAGTAATAGATCGTGACAATGCAGTTCTAGCAGTTCCAAAATTTGAATCAGTTGAGCCATCAGCTCCAGCTACGGTAGAATCA GCATGCCCTATTTGCTTAACCAATCCGAAGGACATGGCTTTTGGATGCGGTCATACA ACTTGCAAGGAGTGTGGCGTGACATTATCTTCATGCCCTATGTGCCGGCAACCAATTACAACTCGCCTGAGACTATTCACTTGA
- the LOC114178562 gene encoding nuclear transcription factor Y subunit B-7-like yields MEDENHNTLPNGFNSASPESPCLKTTNNNNSTSTTPTTQNNNINNNHNNNNNNNNHNKEQDRFLPIANVGRIMKKVIPSNGKISKDAKETVQECVSEFISFVTGEASDKCQREKRKTINGDDVIWAITTLGFEDYVEPLKIYLQKYKEIEGEKLNIPKQLRSEQRLQQHQQNNSNSSQDDNNQQFNGAYASTNLISQPPYVTTDQKFSLPFSPNSIQNHQIDSVGHWYE; encoded by the coding sequence ATGGAAGATGAAAACCATAACACTTTGCCAAATGGTTTTAACTCTGCAAGCCCCGAAAGCCCTTGCTTAAAGacaaccaacaacaacaacagcacCAGCACCACCCCAACCACACAgaacaacaacatcaacaataaccataataacaacaacaacaacaataaccaCAACAAAGAACAAGACCGGTTTCTCCCCATTGCCAACGTGGGAAGAATCATGAAAAAGGTTATTCCTTCGAACGGAAAAATCTCCAAGGACGCAAAGGAAACTGTCCAAGAGTGTGTCTCTGAGTTCATCAGCTTTGTGACCGGAGAAGCCTCAGACAAATGTCAGAGGGAGAAGAGAAAGACCATCAATGGTGATGATGTCATTTGGGCCATCACAACCTTAGGGTTTGAGGATTACGTTGAACCCTTGAAAATTTACCTTCAGAAATATAAAGAGATCGAAGGAGAAAAACTTAACATTCCAAAGCAACTTCGTTCTGAACAAAGGCTACAACAGCACCAACAAAATAACAGTAACAGTAGCCAAGACGATAATAACCAACAATTCAATGGTGCATATGCCTCCACCAATCTCATTTCTCAGCCCCCATATGTCACCACTGATCAGAAGTTTTCGTTACCCTTTTCCCCAAACTCCATTCAGAATCACCAGATTGATTCTGTGGGGCACTGGTACgaataa